One Lacunisphaera limnophila DNA window includes the following coding sequences:
- a CDS encoding DUF1295 domain-containing protein, with amino-acid sequence MAPLPLLFLALAGLCALFALLWLVCRRLDNYGFVDVAWSYAFAVLAVFYAWFGPGWYLRRFTLAAMALLWSLRLGTHLLKRVAAHHPVEDGRYLQLRKDWAGNFGPKMFGFFQLQAASVVLLGAAFLLPVFNPAPRFHLLEIIGVCLWFAALYGEAMADAQLAGFKRNAANKGQVCAVGLWRFSRHPNYFFEWLIWVAFFIFALASPWGWLAVIGPASILYLLLRVTGIPLTEEQAVRSKGDAYRRYQQTTSAFIPWFPKSSTAKDV; translated from the coding sequence ATGGCCCCGCTCCCCCTCCTTTTCCTTGCCTTGGCCGGACTCTGCGCGCTCTTCGCGTTGCTCTGGTTGGTTTGCCGCCGCCTGGACAACTACGGGTTTGTGGACGTGGCCTGGTCGTATGCGTTCGCGGTCTTGGCGGTCTTCTACGCCTGGTTCGGCCCCGGCTGGTACCTGCGCCGCTTCACCCTGGCCGCCATGGCCTTGCTCTGGAGCCTGCGGTTGGGCACCCACCTGCTGAAACGCGTGGCAGCCCACCATCCCGTCGAGGACGGCCGCTACCTGCAGTTGCGCAAGGATTGGGCCGGCAACTTCGGGCCGAAGATGTTTGGATTTTTCCAGCTCCAAGCCGCGTCCGTCGTGCTGCTCGGCGCGGCGTTTCTCCTGCCGGTGTTCAATCCCGCCCCGCGCTTCCACCTGCTGGAAATCATCGGCGTCTGCCTGTGGTTCGCCGCGCTCTACGGTGAAGCCATGGCCGACGCCCAGCTCGCGGGATTCAAGCGCAACGCGGCCAACAAGGGCCAGGTGTGCGCCGTCGGTCTCTGGCGCTTCAGCCGCCACCCGAACTATTTCTTCGAGTGGCTGATCTGGGTCGCGTTCTTCATCTTTGCCCTCGCTTCCCCCTGGGGCTGGCTGGCCGTGATCGGCCCGGCCAGCATCCTCTACCTCCTGCTGCGCGTGACCGGTATCCCGCTCACCGAGGAGCAGGCCGTCCGCTCCAAGGGCGACGCCTACCGCCGCTACCAGCAGACGACGAGCGCCTTCATCCCCTGGTTTCCCAAATCATCCACCGCGAAGGACGTGTAG
- a CDS encoding TlpA family protein disulfide reductase: MKTLLRSLCVILCLGLLPAAALAQGTLTGQAAPALVFKDLAGAEVSLAALKGKVVVVDFWATWCGPCIQEIPGYIALQKKYGKDGLVIVGVSLDQKGPAHVKKFVEARGMDYTIVMGDNEAVDAFGGFNSIPTTFLIGRDGRIIHQKSGAWAHDKYEELVQKAL, from the coding sequence ATGAAAACACTCCTCCGCTCCCTCTGCGTGATCCTTTGCCTCGGGCTGCTGCCCGCCGCCGCCCTGGCCCAGGGCACCCTGACCGGCCAGGCCGCCCCGGCGCTCGTGTTCAAGGATCTCGCCGGCGCCGAGGTCAGCCTCGCGGCCCTCAAGGGCAAGGTGGTCGTCGTGGACTTCTGGGCCACGTGGTGCGGCCCCTGCATCCAGGAGATCCCGGGCTACATCGCGTTGCAGAAGAAATACGGCAAGGACGGCCTCGTGATCGTCGGGGTGTCGCTCGACCAGAAGGGCCCGGCCCACGTGAAGAAATTCGTCGAGGCGCGCGGCATGGATTACACCATCGTCATGGGTGACAACGAAGCCGTGGACGCGTTCGGGGGTTTCAATTCCATTCCCACCACGTTCCTGATCGGTCGTGACGGCCGGATCATCCACCAGAAGAGCGGCGCCTGGGCGCACGACAAGTACGAGGAGCTGGTGCAGAAGGCGCTCTGA
- a CDS encoding SAM-dependent methyltransferase — protein MIDLLLKKNLLPDWLIRVGIRRLLRQRLQEIDHPSPDLQVAQFAESLRSLPIAINTAESKEQHYEVPTRFYQLCLGPRLKYSSCYYERGDETLAIAEERMLALTCERARLADGLDILELGCGWGSLTLWMAERYPRARITGVSHSRTQREHILGEARRRGLANVQILTCDMNDFAPAAAAYDRVVSVEMFEHMKNWPRLMATVAHALRAEGLFFAHVFTHARFAYHFEVRDESDWMSRYFFTGGMMPAHGLFPCFQDDLKLVSDWKVNGQHYAQTAEHWLQNMDAHRAEIMPLFAETYGAAHARQWWAYWRVFYLACAELWWFRSGDEWLVSHYLFRKP, from the coding sequence ATGATCGATCTGCTGCTCAAAAAAAACCTCCTGCCCGACTGGCTCATCCGCGTCGGCATCCGCCGGCTGTTGCGCCAGCGCCTGCAGGAAATCGACCACCCGTCGCCCGACCTGCAGGTGGCCCAATTTGCTGAATCGCTACGCTCCCTGCCGATCGCGATCAATACGGCCGAGTCCAAGGAACAGCATTACGAGGTCCCGACGCGATTCTACCAACTTTGCCTGGGCCCGCGCCTGAAGTACTCCTCCTGCTACTACGAGCGGGGCGACGAGACCCTCGCCATCGCCGAGGAACGCATGCTCGCCTTGACCTGCGAGCGCGCGCGGCTCGCCGACGGCCTCGACATCCTCGAACTCGGCTGCGGCTGGGGTTCGCTCACCCTCTGGATGGCGGAGCGTTATCCCCGCGCCCGCATCACCGGCGTCTCGCACTCCCGCACGCAGCGCGAGCACATCCTCGGCGAGGCCCGGCGCCGCGGCCTGGCCAACGTCCAGATCCTGACCTGTGACATGAACGACTTCGCCCCGGCCGCCGCCGCCTACGACCGCGTGGTTTCGGTCGAGATGTTCGAGCACATGAAGAACTGGCCGCGCCTGATGGCGACCGTCGCCCACGCGCTCCGCGCCGAGGGGTTGTTCTTCGCCCACGTCTTCACCCACGCCCGCTTCGCCTACCACTTCGAGGTGCGCGACGAGTCGGACTGGATGAGCCGCTACTTTTTCACCGGCGGCATGATGCCGGCCCACGGGCTCTTTCCCTGCTTTCAGGACGACCTCAAGCTCGTCTCCGACTGGAAGGTCAACGGCCAGCACTACGCCCAGACCGCCGAGCACTGGCTGCAGAACATGGACGCCCACCGCGCCGAGATCATGCCGCTCTTCGCCGAGACCTACGGCGCCGCGCACGCCCGCCAGTGGTGGGCCTACTGGCGCGTCTTCTACCTCGCCTGCGCCGAGCTCTGGTGGTTCCGCTCGGGCGACGAATGGCTCGTCAGCCACTACCTGTTCCGCAAACCGTGA
- a CDS encoding DMT family transporter — MSFSWHLLIPLACAFTYVLAALAFKRAAELGVGVWRTTFVANWTAGLAFLPFWLAAGRPVVALELYWQPALAAAFFLLGQASIFLALKHGDVTVTTPVMGTKVLMVALFTVLFNAGDMPWRWWVGAGLSTAAVLLLHLGKGTVVPRMIGRTVLLAWLSASFYGLGDVFIQKWAPAWGAAAFAPAMFGWVGVYSLALIPFFSAPLRAMNGSSWRWVGVGSVLMALNNAGIVLAIGIWGGATAVNIVYSARGLVSVLVVWAIGHWFHSQEQHLDPRVLRLRLVGGGLMLAAIVLVLV, encoded by the coding sequence ATGTCCTTCTCCTGGCACCTGCTGATCCCGCTGGCGTGCGCCTTCACCTACGTGCTGGCGGCACTCGCCTTCAAGCGGGCGGCCGAGCTCGGTGTGGGGGTCTGGCGCACGACTTTCGTGGCGAACTGGACGGCGGGCCTGGCTTTCCTGCCTTTTTGGCTGGCGGCCGGGCGTCCGGTGGTCGCGCTGGAGCTCTATTGGCAGCCGGCGCTGGCGGCCGCGTTTTTCCTGCTCGGTCAGGCGAGCATCTTTCTGGCCCTCAAGCATGGGGATGTGACGGTCACGACGCCAGTCATGGGGACCAAGGTGCTCATGGTGGCGCTCTTCACGGTCCTGTTCAACGCCGGGGACATGCCCTGGCGCTGGTGGGTCGGGGCCGGGCTGAGCACGGCCGCCGTGCTGTTGCTGCATCTGGGCAAGGGGACGGTCGTCCCGCGGATGATCGGACGGACGGTGCTGCTCGCCTGGCTGAGCGCGTCGTTTTACGGCCTGGGCGACGTGTTCATCCAGAAGTGGGCGCCCGCGTGGGGGGCAGCCGCGTTTGCCCCGGCGATGTTTGGCTGGGTAGGTGTCTACTCGCTGGCTCTGATTCCCTTTTTCAGCGCGCCCTTGCGCGCGATGAACGGTTCGTCGTGGCGGTGGGTCGGGGTGGGTTCAGTCCTGATGGCCTTGAACAACGCCGGCATCGTGCTGGCCATCGGCATTTGGGGCGGCGCCACCGCCGTGAACATTGTTTATAGCGCGCGCGGACTGGTCAGCGTGCTCGTCGTCTGGGCCATCGGTCACTGGTTTCACAGCCAGGAGCAGCACCTGGACCCGCGGGTGTTGCGCCTCCGGCTGGTCGGGGGTGGCCTGATGCTGGCGGCCATCGTGCTCGTGTTGGTGTGA
- a CDS encoding DUF2062 domain-containing protein, whose product MTTAAPARSFWQRRVRDPLLALFTQGITPDKVAATLAVGTACSLFPFLGFTAALNLAVGLRLRMNQPIMQVLNQLLGPLHLVMIVVYVRLGEWLWHAQDERFTLTEMLRVFREETFVSFLQRFGWTGVHAFSAWALTAPLLVAVLYYALRPPLRRLASSTRAQA is encoded by the coding sequence GTGACCACCGCCGCTCCCGCCCGCTCTTTCTGGCAACGCCGAGTGCGGGATCCCCTGCTGGCGCTGTTCACCCAGGGCATCACCCCCGACAAGGTCGCCGCCACCCTCGCCGTCGGCACCGCCTGCTCCTTGTTTCCCTTTCTCGGCTTCACCGCCGCCCTCAACCTCGCGGTCGGACTCCGGCTGCGCATGAACCAACCCATCATGCAGGTGTTAAACCAGCTCCTCGGTCCCCTGCACCTGGTCATGATCGTCGTCTACGTCCGCCTCGGCGAATGGCTCTGGCACGCCCAGGACGAGCGCTTCACCCTCACCGAAATGCTCCGGGTCTTCCGGGAGGAAACCTTCGTCTCGTTCCTCCAGCGTTTCGGCTGGACCGGCGTCCATGCCTTCAGCGCCTGGGCCTTGACGGCCCCGCTGCTCGTGGCGGTACTCTACTACGCCCTCCGGCCCCCTCTGCGCCGGCTGGCGTCCAGCACCCGGGCCCAAGCGTAA
- a CDS encoding DUF1475 family protein, whose protein sequence is MIWFLRLLFVVVIGSMLWVTSWASLHQPLGDFARSATFRDPWVIATLFDAYWAFITFYVWIAWKEQSLAARVLWFVAVILLGNLAMAAYMLRELCPGPADGRLTDIFTRRNPGTLLLPGLLTAAAVGVYLLA, encoded by the coding sequence ATGATCTGGTTCCTGCGCCTCCTCTTCGTCGTCGTCATCGGCTCGATGCTCTGGGTCACGAGCTGGGCCAGCCTGCACCAGCCCCTCGGGGACTTTGCCCGCAGCGCCACGTTCCGCGACCCCTGGGTGATCGCCACCCTCTTTGATGCCTACTGGGCCTTCATCACGTTCTACGTGTGGATCGCCTGGAAGGAACAGTCCCTCGCCGCCCGCGTCCTGTGGTTCGTCGCCGTCATCCTGCTCGGCAACTTGGCGATGGCCGCCTACATGCTCCGCGAACTTTGCCCCGGCCCGGCCGATGGCCGGCTCACGGACATCTTCACCCGCCGCAATCCCGGCACCCTCCTGCTGCCCGGCCTGTTGACCGCCGCCGCCGTGGGCGTCTACCTGCTGGCGTGA